In Gemmatimonadota bacterium, the following proteins share a genomic window:
- the yqeC gene encoding putative selenium-dependent hydroxylase accessory protein YqeC: MVSGPAAETPFLDTLGIRRGDAVAIVGSGGKATLMYRLAGEAVDRGYAVITTSTTHLHPPTSRQTRGFYVTDETPEWLALVPPDLKTCRHVTVLGARPRPDKLKGLDAEELAKLREVCAPDLLLIKADGARARLFKAPGDHEPVVPAGTTRGVVVATLRAVGIPLDERQVHRPERVGRLTGLGQDEPVTPEIIAGVVSHPEAYRRAFPESVPLSLYLSCTGDGESLDLARRIVAAVPGSVFEGVYCGDIQRSKAVVYRLA, encoded by the coding sequence GTGGTGAGCGGACCTGCGGCGGAAACACCCTTTCTCGACACGCTCGGGATTCGCCGGGGAGACGCCGTGGCCATTGTCGGAAGCGGCGGCAAGGCCACGCTGATGTACCGGCTGGCCGGCGAGGCCGTCGACCGGGGTTACGCCGTCATCACGACGTCCACCACGCACCTGCATCCGCCGACGTCGAGGCAGACGCGCGGGTTCTACGTGACCGACGAGACGCCGGAGTGGCTGGCGCTTGTACCCCCTGACCTGAAAACGTGCCGCCACGTGACCGTCCTGGGCGCCCGGCCCCGGCCCGACAAGCTCAAGGGGCTGGACGCGGAGGAATTGGCGAAGTTGCGGGAGGTCTGCGCGCCCGACTTGCTGCTCATCAAGGCCGACGGCGCCCGCGCCCGTCTGTTCAAGGCGCCCGGGGACCACGAGCCCGTGGTGCCGGCGGGGACGACACGGGGCGTGGTCGTCGCCACCCTGAGGGCCGTCGGCATCCCGCTGGACGAGCGGCAGGTGCACCGGCCGGAACGCGTGGGCCGTCTGACCGGGTTGGGGCAGGACGAGCCGGTAACGCCCGAGATCATCGCCGGCGTCGTGAGTCATCCAGAGGCGTACCGGCGGGCCTTTCCGGAATCCGTACCCCTTTCCCTGTACCTCTCCTGCACCGGCGACGGGGAAAGCCTGGACCTGGCCCGGCGAATCGTCGCGGCCGTGCCCGGCTCGGTATTCGAAGGTGTCTACTGCGGGGATATACAGCGGTCGAAGGCGGTGGTGTATCGGCTCGCATGA
- a CDS encoding rhomboid family intramembrane serine protease: protein MLLPLQAESPSYGRPVITYGLLAANVAVFLFQFVLGPVGEQIFIFKTAAIPFELTHFVDRNEIPIPGTSLLYPDALVPFPLTLFTAMFVHGGFMHLAGNMLYLWIFGNSVESAMGAGRYLLFYLLTGLCATMVHVVSEPDSAIPMIGASGAIAGILGAYFILYPRAYIKTFVLLFIFIQIIHVPAIIVLGIWFLRQILGIGSDGVAWYAHIGGFLVGMALVRRFLQRRPRTIHIRPGGEW from the coding sequence ATGCTCCTACCTCTCCAGGCTGAAAGCCCGTCCTATGGCCGGCCCGTGATCACCTACGGGCTGCTCGCGGCCAACGTGGCCGTCTTCCTGTTCCAGTTCGTCCTGGGACCGGTGGGCGAACAGATCTTCATCTTCAAGACCGCGGCCATTCCCTTCGAACTGACCCATTTCGTCGACCGGAACGAGATACCCATTCCGGGCACCTCCCTGCTTTATCCGGACGCCCTCGTGCCCTTCCCCCTGACCCTTTTCACGGCCATGTTCGTCCACGGGGGGTTCATGCACCTCGCCGGCAACATGCTGTACCTATGGATCTTCGGCAACAGCGTGGAAAGCGCCATGGGGGCGGGCCGCTACCTGCTCTTCTACCTCCTGACCGGCCTGTGCGCCACCATGGTGCACGTGGTATCCGAGCCCGATTCCGCTATCCCGATGATCGGCGCCAGCGGGGCGATCGCGGGCATCCTGGGCGCCTATTTCATCCTGTATCCCAGGGCCTACATCAAGACCTTCGTCCTGCTGTTCATCTTCATCCAGATCATCCACGTGCCCGCCATCATCGTACTCGGGATCTGGTTCCTGCGGCAGATCCTGGGCATCGGCAGCGACGGCGTGGCCTGGTACGCCCATATCGGAGGATTCCTCGTCGGCATGGCTCTCGTGCGGCGCTTCCTGCAGCGGCGGCCCCGAACGATTCATATCCGTCCGGGGGGCGAGTGGTGA
- a CDS encoding DUF1640 domain-containing protein → MDTHATVREFEAAGIETRQAEAIVKAMSWSRNDLVTKTDLSGFATKEDLAGFATKQDLERFATKEDLTGFATKQDLERFATKEDLEGLKTRLDSLSAKMERFATKEDLAGFATKEDLERFATKEDFELCATKEDLERYATKEDLVVLRAEMAAMKSDLEKQISGAVNKMMVCMITMSALIVGMMKYL, encoded by the coding sequence ATTGATACCCACGCCACGGTCCGCGAATTCGAAGCGGCGGGCATCGAGACGAGGCAGGCGGAAGCCATCGTCAAGGCGATGTCGTGGAGCCGCAACGACCTGGTGACGAAGACGGATCTTTCTGGATTCGCGACCAAAGAGGATCTGGCCGGGTTCGCGACGAAGCAAGACCTGGAGCGATTCGCAACCAAGGAAGATCTGACCGGGTTCGCGACGAAGCAAGACCTGGAGCGATTCGCAACCAAGGAGGATCTGGAGGGACTTAAAACGCGTCTGGATTCTTTAAGTGCGAAGATGGAGCGATTCGCGACCAAAGAGGATCTGGCCGGGTTCGCCACCAAGGAAGACCTGGAGCGATTCGCGACGAAGGAAGACTTTGAACTGTGCGCCACGAAAGAGGACCTGGAACGATACGCCACGAAGGAGGATCTGGTTGTTTTAAGAGCCGAGATGGCTGCGATGAAGTCGGACTTGGAAAAGCAGATCAGCGGCGCTGTCAACAAGATGATGGTATGTATGATCACCATGTCCGCGCTGATCGTCGGTATGATGAAATACCTTTGA
- the uvrB gene encoding excinuclease ABC subunit UvrB: MPPFTVVSDYEPRGDQPRAIEELVQGVNRGDRHQCLLGITGSGKTYTMAQVIAELQKPALVISPNKTLAAQLYGEFKGFFPKNAVEYFISYYDYYQPEAYMPVTDTYIEKDSSVNEDLDKLRLRATSALLERRDVVIVASVSSIYSLGSPDEWKEFILLVDRGEAYERDMIMRKLIDMHYNRNDYDFARGTFRVRGDTLDILPADQEKGIRIEMFGDEVDRITEFDPLTGEVLAERDRIAVYPARHFVTTAPRLDQAMKAIEEELDERLRVLYDENKLLEAQRLEQRTRFDLEMMREIGFCAGIENYSMHLSGRSPGERPFCLFDFFPNDFLLVIDESHVSLPQLRAMYNGDRSRKTTLVEHGFRLPSALDNRPLTFEEFETMVNQVIYVSATPADYELSQCQGVVVEQIIRPTGLMDPEISVQPVENQMDDLLTRIRERADRQERVLVTTLTKRMAEDLTDYLRQLNVRVRYLHSTIDSIERVEILRDLRLGKFDVLVGINLLREGLDLPEVSLVAILDADKEGFLRSERSLIQTAGRAARNVRGEVIFYADNITDSMRRAMEETNRRRVLQQEFNELNGIEPETVYKSIEEIIKTTAVADVKAVDDDMPILNTIAKMDQSTVLEELKHAMYEAAANLEFEKAARLRDEINRLESQPTK; the protein is encoded by the coding sequence ATGCCTCCCTTCACTGTCGTCTCCGATTACGAGCCCCGGGGTGACCAACCCAGGGCGATCGAAGAACTCGTCCAGGGCGTGAACCGGGGGGACAGGCACCAGTGCCTCCTCGGCATTACGGGCAGCGGCAAGACCTACACCATGGCCCAGGTCATTGCCGAGTTGCAGAAACCCGCCCTGGTGATTTCGCCCAATAAGACCCTGGCCGCCCAGCTTTACGGCGAGTTCAAGGGGTTCTTCCCGAAAAACGCCGTCGAATACTTCATCAGCTACTACGACTACTACCAGCCGGAAGCGTACATGCCGGTGACGGATACCTATATCGAGAAGGATTCGTCGGTCAACGAGGATCTGGACAAGCTCCGTCTTCGGGCGACGAGCGCGCTGCTGGAACGGCGGGACGTGGTGATCGTCGCCTCGGTGTCCTCGATCTACAGCCTGGGGTCCCCCGACGAGTGGAAGGAGTTCATCCTTCTCGTGGACCGGGGCGAGGCATACGAGCGGGACATGATCATGCGCAAGCTGATCGACATGCACTACAACCGGAACGATTACGATTTCGCGCGGGGCACGTTCCGCGTGCGGGGGGACACCCTCGACATCCTGCCCGCGGACCAGGAGAAGGGCATCCGCATCGAGATGTTCGGCGACGAGGTCGACCGCATCACCGAATTCGATCCACTTACGGGCGAGGTGCTGGCCGAACGGGACCGCATCGCCGTGTACCCGGCCCGCCACTTCGTCACCACGGCGCCTCGCCTGGATCAGGCCATGAAGGCCATCGAGGAGGAACTGGACGAGCGGCTTCGGGTGCTGTACGACGAGAACAAGTTGCTCGAGGCCCAGCGACTGGAACAGCGCACGCGCTTCGACCTGGAGATGATGCGGGAGATCGGGTTCTGCGCCGGCATCGAGAACTACTCCATGCACCTGTCGGGGCGGTCCCCGGGCGAGCGTCCCTTCTGCCTCTTCGACTTCTTCCCCAATGATTTTCTGCTGGTCATCGACGAGTCCCACGTTTCCCTGCCCCAGCTCAGGGCCATGTACAACGGCGACCGGTCGCGGAAGACCACGCTGGTGGAGCACGGATTTCGGTTGCCGTCGGCGCTGGACAACCGGCCGCTGACCTTCGAGGAGTTCGAGACGATGGTCAACCAGGTGATCTACGTGTCGGCCACGCCGGCCGACTACGAGCTGAGCCAGTGCCAGGGCGTCGTGGTCGAACAGATCATCCGGCCCACGGGGCTGATGGACCCCGAGATCAGCGTGCAGCCCGTGGAAAACCAGATGGACGATCTCCTGACCCGGATCCGGGAGCGCGCGGACCGGCAGGAGCGGGTGCTCGTGACGACGCTGACCAAGCGGATGGCCGAGGACCTGACCGACTATCTCAGGCAGCTGAACGTGCGGGTGCGCTATCTCCATTCCACCATTGATTCCATCGAGCGCGTCGAGATCCTCCGCGACCTGCGCCTCGGCAAGTTCGACGTGCTCGTGGGCATCAACCTCCTCCGCGAGGGGCTCGACCTGCCCGAGGTCTCCCTGGTCGCCATCCTGGACGCGGACAAGGAGGGGTTCCTGCGGTCGGAACGCTCGCTCATCCAGACGGCGGGACGGGCGGCGCGGAACGTGCGCGGCGAGGTGATCTTCTACGCCGACAACATCACCGACTCCATGCGGCGGGCCATGGAGGAGACGAACCGGCGGCGGGTGCTGCAGCAGGAGTTCAACGAACTGAACGGAATCGAGCCCGAGACCGTGTACAAATCCATCGAGGAGATCATCAAGACCACGGCCGTGGCCGACGTGAAAGCGGTGGACGACGACATGCCGATCCTGAACACCATCGCGAAGATGGACCAGAGCACCGTTCTGGAGGAACTAAAGCACGCCATGTACGAGGCCGCCGCCAACCTGGAGTTCGAGAAGGCGGCCAGGCTGCGCGACGAGATCAACCGGCTGGAGTCCCAACCCACGAAATGA
- a CDS encoding iron ABC transporter permease, with protein sequence MNLYAVLRQPRVLVFILLGFILLGYIVYPAALVLWESLFRDGQFGFGNYGEFFDPDSPSYMEGLFNSVMVSVGSVLLSALIGVPLALIFTHYEFPGRSVFSALAILPIVLPPLVGVLAFLFLYSESGMVPRLIQAALGLERPPFSLNGVWAVLLVHGYTMYVFFYLFTSAALRGIDPAVMEAARNLGASSWFSFRTVTLPLLTPAMVGATLLVFMTSMNSFSAPFIFAGGFRFLSLNIYTSKLNGDMAMAVTQTVVLSAFSIAFLFWMRRYEGRRQYAMSTKGTANVRREIRGRWARLLAGAAGIVMVVVLLLPHLTILLLSFVQDGTWTHQILPQVYTSDNYGRLFQDPTFWEPIRNSLNMAVVSTAADVAIGVTAANLVVKGTFRGRKLLDALVMVPWALPGTVVAINLIVAFSQGTPFSFGQVLVGSFWLLPIAYFVRHLPIVFRASSAAFRQLDDSLEEAARNLGAGWFYAFRRVTLPLIGPGVLAGTLLAFVTALGEFVASILLYVYDNRPIAMEILSHLRQFNIGSAAAYAVLLLLLVSVVLLGSNYFSRGTAQRSLS encoded by the coding sequence ATGAACCTGTACGCCGTCCTCCGGCAACCCCGAGTCCTCGTCTTCATCCTGCTGGGATTCATCCTGCTCGGCTACATCGTCTATCCCGCCGCGCTCGTACTGTGGGAGAGCCTGTTCCGGGACGGACAGTTCGGCTTCGGCAACTACGGGGAGTTCTTCGATCCGGACAGTCCGTCCTACATGGAAGGCCTCTTCAACAGCGTCATGGTCTCCGTGGGCAGCGTGCTGCTCTCGGCCCTCATCGGCGTCCCCCTGGCCCTCATCTTCACCCACTACGAGTTTCCCGGGCGGTCCGTGTTTTCCGCGCTGGCCATCCTGCCCATCGTCCTCCCGCCCCTGGTGGGCGTGCTCGCATTCCTGTTTCTCTACAGCGAAAGCGGCATGGTCCCGCGCCTCATCCAGGCAGCCCTGGGACTGGAGCGGCCACCCTTTTCGCTGAACGGGGTGTGGGCCGTGCTGCTCGTGCACGGTTACACCATGTACGTCTTCTTCTACCTCTTCACTTCGGCAGCGCTCCGGGGCATCGATCCCGCGGTCATGGAGGCTGCCCGCAACCTGGGCGCGTCGTCCTGGTTCAGCTTCCGGACCGTCACCCTGCCCCTGCTCACGCCCGCCATGGTGGGCGCGACGCTCCTGGTCTTCATGACGTCCATGAACTCCTTCAGCGCACCCTTCATCTTCGCGGGTGGATTCCGTTTCCTGAGCCTCAACATCTACACGTCCAAGCTGAACGGCGACATGGCCATGGCCGTCACGCAGACCGTGGTCCTCTCCGCCTTCTCCATCGCCTTCCTGTTCTGGATGCGCCGGTACGAGGGGCGGCGGCAGTACGCCATGAGCACCAAGGGCACGGCGAACGTCCGGCGCGAAATCCGGGGCCGCTGGGCGCGCCTGCTCGCGGGCGCCGCCGGCATCGTCATGGTGGTGGTACTCCTGCTGCCCCACCTGACCATCCTCCTGCTGTCCTTCGTCCAGGACGGCACGTGGACCCACCAGATCCTGCCCCAGGTATATACATCGGACAACTACGGCCGGCTCTTCCAGGATCCCACCTTCTGGGAACCGATCCGGAACAGCCTGAACATGGCGGTGGTTTCCACGGCGGCCGACGTGGCGATCGGCGTCACCGCGGCCAACCTGGTCGTCAAGGGCACGTTCCGGGGGCGCAAGCTGCTCGATGCCCTCGTGATGGTGCCGTGGGCCCTGCCCGGCACGGTGGTGGCCATCAACCTGATCGTCGCGTTCAGCCAGGGCACGCCCTTCAGCTTCGGACAGGTGCTGGTGGGTTCATTCTGGCTGCTGCCCATCGCGTACTTCGTCCGCCACCTGCCCATCGTGTTCCGGGCGTCCTCGGCGGCCTTCAGACAACTGGACGACTCCCTGGAGGAGGCGGCGCGCAACCTGGGGGCGGGGTGGTTCTACGCCTTCCGCCGGGTCACGCTGCCCCTCATCGGCCCGGGCGTGCTCGCCGGTACGCTGCTGGCCTTCGTCACCGCCCTGGGTGAATTCGTGGCCTCCATCCTGCTCTACGTCTACGACAACCGGCCCATCGCCATGGAGATCCTATCCCACCTGCGCCAGTTCAACATCGGCAGCGCCGCGGCCTACGCCGTCCTGCTCCTGCTCCTCGTGTCCGTCGTGCTGCTGGGTTCCAACTACTTCTCACGCGGCACGGCACAGCGAAGCCTGTCATAG
- a CDS encoding SDR family oxidoreductase — MSHPLFDLSGRVALVSGAAAGMGRATSIAYAEAGADLMLADINEEGMQDTVREIERRGRRAEPVVCDVSNGAQIRKMFARLDETYGRIDVLANIAGEGGINQLPLEITEAGLIQTLNTLVVGRYVSCQEGAKRMIEGGRGSIINIVSIAGLSALGRGHMSYSIAMGGVAQMTREMSTEWSSKGVRVNAIVCAQIMNEGLRKRIDADAKLGDTYLRGIPIGRLGKSEDIQGLAIFLASDASSWVTGALMPLDGGNTAKNAGGSHPGQPNAPDEQKY, encoded by the coding sequence ATGTCTCATCCATTATTCGACCTGAGCGGACGCGTGGCCCTGGTCTCCGGCGCGGCCGCCGGCATGGGCAGGGCGACGTCCATCGCCTATGCCGAAGCGGGCGCGGATCTCATGCTGGCCGATATCAATGAAGAAGGCATGCAGGATACGGTCCGGGAGATCGAACGCCGGGGCCGGCGCGCGGAGCCGGTGGTATGCGACGTCTCCAACGGGGCGCAGATCCGAAAGATGTTCGCACGGCTGGACGAAACCTACGGACGCATCGACGTGCTGGCCAATATCGCCGGGGAGGGCGGCATCAACCAACTGCCGCTGGAAATCACCGAGGCCGGGCTCATCCAGACCCTGAACACCCTGGTCGTCGGAAGGTACGTCAGTTGCCAGGAAGGCGCGAAGCGCATGATCGAGGGCGGACGGGGCAGCATCATCAACATCGTGTCCATCGCCGGACTGTCGGCCCTCGGCCGCGGCCACATGTCCTACAGCATCGCCATGGGTGGCGTGGCCCAGATGACGCGGGAGATGAGCACGGAGTGGAGCAGCAAGGGCGTGCGCGTCAACGCCATCGTATGCGCCCAGATCATGAATGAAGGCCTGCGCAAGCGCATCGACGCCGACGCCAAGCTTGGCGACACCTACCTGCGGGGCATCCCCATCGGCCGCCTGGGCAAGTCGGAAGACATCCAGGGACTGGCCATCTTCCTCGCCTCCGACGCCTCAAGCTGGGTCACCGGGGCGCTGATGCCGCTGGACGGCGGGAACACGGCCAAGAACGCGGGCGGATCCCATCCGGGCCAGCCGAACGCGCCGGATGAGCAGAAGTATTGA
- a CDS encoding ABC transporter ATP-binding protein, whose product MAQVTLNRLTKHFDDTPVVKGISLTVADGEFFSLLGPSGCGKTTILRMIAGFIFPTSGTVLFDDQDVTHVPANRRNTGMVFQNYALFPHMTIFENVAFGLRTRKVAAAEASDRVARALDLVGLAGLEQRPVPQLSGGQQQRVALARAVVIEPDLLLLDEPLSNLDAKLREETRDQIRELQTKLGITAVYVTHDQEEALAVSDRIAVMEEGECRQLDRPDAIYRRPANRFVAAFMGNMNLWEGVLEKDGERTVFRHASGLAVTLSATLSTSSPAEADTAPADDAPAGPEGPVFLALHPQAVRLTDEDTEDTVDGVVTTRRFKGATVEFTVDAGGVSIQVVENAEGPMAGCQPGDAVRVRTPGDQAVILRD is encoded by the coding sequence ATGGCCCAGGTCACCCTCAATCGCCTCACCAAGCACTTCGATGACACCCCGGTCGTGAAGGGCATCAGCCTGACGGTGGCCGACGGCGAGTTCTTCAGTCTCCTCGGCCCGAGCGGATGCGGCAAGACGACCATACTCCGCATGATCGCCGGGTTCATCTTCCCCACCTCCGGCACCGTGCTCTTCGACGACCAGGACGTCACCCACGTACCCGCCAACCGGCGGAACACCGGGATGGTGTTTCAGAACTACGCCCTCTTCCCCCACATGACCATATTCGAGAACGTGGCCTTCGGCCTGCGCACTCGGAAGGTGGCTGCGGCCGAGGCTTCGGATCGCGTGGCGCGGGCTCTCGACCTGGTGGGACTGGCCGGCTTGGAACAGCGCCCCGTACCCCAGTTGTCCGGCGGACAGCAGCAGCGAGTGGCCCTCGCGCGGGCCGTGGTCATCGAACCCGACCTGCTGCTGCTCGACGAGCCGCTGTCCAACCTGGACGCCAAGCTGCGGGAAGAGACCCGGGACCAGATCCGGGAACTGCAGACCAAGCTGGGCATCACGGCCGTCTACGTCACCCACGACCAGGAGGAGGCGCTGGCCGTTTCCGATCGGATCGCGGTGATGGAGGAGGGCGAGTGCCGGCAGCTGGACCGCCCCGACGCGATCTACCGCAGGCCGGCCAACCGGTTCGTGGCCGCCTTCATGGGCAACATGAACCTCTGGGAAGGCGTGCTGGAGAAGGACGGGGAAAGGACGGTTTTCCGGCACGCGAGCGGACTGGCCGTCACCTTGTCCGCGACGCTCTCGACGTCTTCGCCGGCCGAGGCCGACACCGCGCCGGCCGATGACGCGCCGGCCGGTCCCGAAGGCCCCGTTTTCCTGGCCCTGCATCCCCAGGCCGTGCGGTTGACCGACGAGGATACGGAAGACACGGTGGACGGCGTCGTGACCACCCGGCGTTTCAAGGGCGCGACGGTCGAGTTCACCGTCGATGCCGGGGGCGTTTCCATCCAGGTCGTGGAGAACGCGGAAGGCCCGATGGCCGGGTGTCAACCCGGCGATGCCGTGCGCGTCCGCACCCCCGGCGACCAGGCGGTCATCCTGAGGGATTGA
- a CDS encoding MFS transporter, whose product MLKRSDYFLFTSAFVMDFCTGLVSFAVPLRALDMGASVVELGFIGTAGSLSFTLACTFTGKLADRFDRRRILAIAAGLTALVFGMLFLAVNYWMLLAGTAMGWGLLALFWPSVQAMLAEGRSRTQLVKTLGTFNMFWTMGFMLGPLAGGYLYLVGPTVPFATGTIGMVVLTVAITFLRFRSVTTQVEDPAEEAQGRTREDTARFRWIAWTANFTAFFMIGMLNNQFPKLATELFIRPDTLGILLAIPRLLQMSVFLIARYTTWWQFRLRPLVIPQIAAVAGMIVVATQDATVVLAFAFGTVGLLVGAAFSASQFYSFFQEERKGEKGARNEMIVGMGMVSGPLVGGLLAQLIGLRMPYVLCCIVLIAGMIVEYRWYRKRK is encoded by the coding sequence GTGCTCAAGCGTTCCGACTACTTCCTCTTCACTTCCGCTTTCGTCATGGACTTCTGCACGGGCCTGGTGTCCTTCGCCGTGCCCCTCCGGGCCCTCGACATGGGCGCTTCCGTGGTGGAACTCGGGTTCATAGGCACGGCGGGCTCCCTCAGCTTCACCCTGGCCTGCACCTTCACGGGCAAACTGGCCGACCGCTTCGACCGGCGCCGGATCCTGGCCATCGCCGCCGGGTTGACCGCGCTGGTGTTCGGCATGCTCTTTCTGGCGGTGAACTACTGGATGCTGCTCGCGGGCACGGCCATGGGCTGGGGGCTGCTGGCCCTCTTCTGGCCGTCGGTGCAGGCGATGCTGGCCGAGGGCCGCAGCCGGACCCAGCTGGTCAAGACCCTCGGCACGTTCAACATGTTCTGGACCATGGGATTCATGCTGGGCCCTTTGGCGGGGGGCTATCTCTACCTCGTGGGTCCGACAGTGCCCTTTGCCACCGGCACGATCGGCATGGTCGTGCTCACGGTGGCGATCACGTTTCTGCGCTTCCGGTCCGTCACAACGCAGGTTGAGGATCCGGCAGAGGAGGCACAGGGACGCACGCGCGAGGACACGGCGCGCTTCCGCTGGATCGCCTGGACGGCCAATTTCACGGCATTCTTCATGATCGGCATGCTCAACAACCAGTTTCCCAAGCTCGCTACCGAACTTTTCATCCGGCCCGATACGCTCGGCATTCTGCTCGCCATCCCGCGGCTCCTGCAGATGTCGGTCTTCCTCATCGCGCGGTACACGACGTGGTGGCAGTTCCGCCTCAGGCCCCTCGTCATACCCCAGATCGCCGCCGTAGCCGGCATGATCGTCGTCGCGACGCAGGATGCCACCGTGGTACTGGCCTTCGCCTTCGGGACTGTCGGGTTGCTGGTCGGCGCCGCCTTTTCGGCCAGCCAGTTCTATTCCTTCTTCCAGGAGGAACGCAAAGGGGAAAAAGGCGCGCGCAACGAGATGATCGTCGGCATGGGCATGGTTTCGGGACCCCTGGTCGGCGGCCTGCTGGCGCAGCTCATCGGACTGCGCATGCCCTACGTACTGTGCTGCATCGTGCTGATCGCGGGAATGATCGTCGAGTACCGGTGGTACCGGAAGCGGAAATAG
- a CDS encoding SRPBCC domain-containing protein — protein MSEQNATEKLSYSITINAPRDRVWQALFEDESFRKWTSLFAEGSYFVGDWSEGSEIRFLNAGSDGMISMIDVNRPHEFMSIRHLGYIVNGVEDTESDEVKAWTPAFENYTLKDVEGGTHLTVETDTFNDYVEYFNETWPKGLDEIKRIAEG, from the coding sequence ATGTCAGAACAGAACGCCACCGAGAAACTCAGCTACTCGATTACAATAAACGCTCCGAGGGACCGGGTGTGGCAGGCCCTGTTCGAGGACGAGTCATTTCGGAAGTGGACGAGCTTGTTTGCCGAGGGTTCCTACTTTGTCGGAGACTGGAGCGAAGGCAGTGAAATACGGTTCCTGAACGCGGGCAGCGACGGCATGATCAGCATGATCGACGTAAACCGGCCCCACGAATTCATGTCCATTCGGCATCTCGGGTATATCGTCAATGGCGTGGAGGACACGGAAAGCGACGAGGTGAAAGCATGGACGCCGGCGTTCGAGAACTACACGCTGAAGGACGTGGAAGGCGGCACCCACCTGACCGTTGAAACGGACACGTTTAACGACTACGTGGAGTACTTCAACGAGACCTGGCCCAAGGGACTGGACGAGATCAAGCGGATCGCCGAAGGATAA
- a CDS encoding extracellular solute-binding protein, with amino-acid sequence MKTGMRFSTLVLCAAVSACTVILAWGCGGGDPDRRVVTVYSPHGKPILPEFEKLFEAAHPDVDVRWLDMGSQDVLDRVRSERSNPQGDVWWGAPATNFIQAADEGLLSPYRPTWADALLPEFRDEEDRWYGTAQLIPVITFNNLELTKETAPGDWDELLDPRWRDLIVIRYPLASGTMRTVYSGMIWRTYRDTQIPDAGYEWLTRLDANTKDYAADPNMMFQKLARKEGLVSIWLMSDIMLQVDRYGYPFDFVVPRSGAPVLTDGIALIANGKNPDDARLFYEFVTNVDHTVLQATEYYRIPTRGDIPKDRLPAWMADLSVAPFDIDWKVFSEQSRTWMKYWDDNIKDRG; translated from the coding sequence ATGAAGACGGGTATGCGCTTTTCGACACTGGTACTGTGTGCGGCCGTTTCGGCATGCACGGTCATCCTCGCCTGGGGCTGTGGCGGCGGCGATCCGGACCGGCGCGTCGTGACGGTCTATTCGCCCCACGGCAAGCCGATCCTGCCCGAGTTCGAGAAGCTCTTCGAGGCCGCTCATCCCGATGTGGACGTCCGCTGGCTCGACATGGGCTCGCAGGATGTGCTGGACCGGGTGCGTTCGGAGCGGTCCAATCCCCAGGGCGACGTCTGGTGGGGCGCGCCGGCGACCAATTTCATCCAGGCCGCCGACGAGGGCCTGCTGAGTCCCTACCGGCCGACCTGGGCGGACGCCCTTCTTCCCGAATTCAGGGACGAGGAAGATAGGTGGTACGGCACGGCGCAGTTGATCCCGGTCATCACCTTCAACAATCTCGAGCTGACGAAGGAGACGGCGCCCGGGGACTGGGACGAACTCCTCGATCCCCGGTGGCGGGACCTGATCGTGATCCGGTACCCGCTCGCGTCCGGCACGATGCGGACGGTCTACTCGGGGATGATCTGGCGCACGTACCGGGACACCCAGATCCCAGATGCGGGTTACGAGTGGCTCACGCGGCTCGATGCCAACACGAAGGACTACGCCGCCGATCCGAACATGATGTTCCAGAAGCTCGCCCGCAAGGAAGGGCTGGTGTCCATCTGGCTGATGAGCGACATCATGCTGCAGGTGGACCGGTACGGCTATCCCTTCGATTTCGTGGTGCCGAGGAGCGGCGCGCCCGTGCTGACCGACGGCATCGCGCTGATCGCCAACGGCAAGAACCCCGACGACGCCCGGCTTTTCTACGAATTCGTCACCAATGTGGACCACACCGTCCTGCAGGCCACGGAGTACTACCGGATCCCTACCCGGGGCGATATCCCGAAGGACCGCCTGCCCGCGTGGATGGCCGATCTCTCCGTCGCCCCCTTCGATATCGACTGGAAGGTCTTCTCCGAACAGTCCAGAACCTGGATGAAGTACTGGGACGACAATATCAAGGACCGGGGATAG